One Cyanobacteria bacterium FACHB-DQ100 DNA segment encodes these proteins:
- a CDS encoding thioredoxin yields the protein MSSVLVISDAEFETEVMNAAQPVLVYFWAEWCGPCRLMAPVMNAIAAEYGDRLKVIKMEVDPNPESVAKCKIEGVPAFRVVQKGEITQSAEGAMNKEKIKDLLNQSLITA from the coding sequence ATGAGTAGCGTTCTTGTGATTAGTGACGCAGAGTTTGAAACTGAAGTAATGAACGCCGCTCAGCCTGTGCTGGTGTATTTTTGGGCAGAGTGGTGCGGCCCCTGTCGATTGATGGCTCCGGTGATGAATGCGATCGCGGCGGAGTATGGCGATCGTTTAAAAGTGATCAAGATGGAGGTTGATCCCAATCCTGAAAGCGTGGCGAAATGCAAGATTGAAGGCGTTCCGGCGTTTCGGGTTGTGCAAAAAGGTGAGATTACACAATCGGCAGAAGGTGCGATGAACAAGGAGAAAATCAAAGACCTTTTAAATCAAAGTTTGATTACCGCGTAA